A window from Deltaproteobacteria bacterium encodes these proteins:
- a CDS encoding phosphomethylpyrimidine synthase ThiC (catalyzes the formation of 4-amino-2-methyl-5-phosphomethylpyrimidine from 5-amino-1-(5-phospho-D-ribosyl)imidazole and S-adenosyl-L-methionine in thiamine biosynthesis), translating into SRARFEFRWEDQFNLGLDPDTARSYHDETLPKDSAKVAHFCSMCGPKFCSMKISADVRKYAEEKGLTNAQAIEEGMRDKSQEFREGGSKIYVSPEPEQKAPVSP; encoded by the coding sequence AGCCGGGCCCGCTTTGAATTTCGCTGGGAAGACCAGTTCAACCTCGGGCTCGATCCAGATACGGCTCGGTCTTACCACGACGAAACCTTGCCCAAAGACAGCGCAAAAGTCGCTCACTTCTGCTCCATGTGCGGACCCAAATTCTGCTCGATGAAAATCTCCGCAGATGTTCGTAAATATGCAGAAGAAAAAGGCCTCACCAACGCACAAGCTATTGAAGAAGGCATGCGTGATAAAAGCCAAGAATTCCGGGAAGGTGGGTCTAAGATCTATGTATCTCCCGAGCCTGAGCAGAAGGCACCCGTCTCCCCTTGA